A part of Polyangiaceae bacterium genomic DNA contains:
- a CDS encoding ABC transporter ATP-binding protein produces the protein MHPLKRLLHHAQAWRGQMGAGTVFSVLNKFFDVLPELLIGVAVDVVVNRKESFLARMGLSDPTQQLVVLTLLTIGVWGFESLTEYLANLKWRNLAQNLQHALRMETYGHLQRLQPAVLTRLRTGRVMAVLNEDINQIERFVNNGAHDLIQVACSSLMVGAVFFALTPSLAALALLPVPLILVGAFWFLRRLAPRYAAAREAASGVSHRLNNNLLGMPTIQAYTAETFEAQQLMHSSEQYRARNADAIRVAAAITPVIRIAILAGFVATLLYGGRLTLQGALGVGSYSALVYLTQRLLWPLTRLADMTDLYQRAMTSVQRVDDLLQVPLPPHEVSAKLPEPVRGGVSFEGISFAYDETPVLHDVSLEAPAGKTLGLVGATGSGKSTLLKLLLRFETPGAGTVRVDGEDVQALDTKELRRAIGYVAQDPFLTDGTLLENIAYGELDPDLEKVRAAARAAEAHDFIESLPDGYDSQVGERGLQLSGGQRQRVALARALYRDPPILVLDEATSAVDNETEAAIQRSLERAAKDRTLIVVAHRLSTVRHADAILVLDEGRIVERGTHEELLGQGGAYAALWRLQTGGGA, from the coding sequence ATGCACCCCCTCAAGCGACTGCTGCATCACGCTCAAGCCTGGCGCGGCCAAATGGGAGCGGGGACGGTGTTCTCCGTCCTCAACAAGTTCTTCGACGTTCTGCCCGAGCTGCTGATTGGCGTCGCCGTCGATGTGGTGGTGAACCGCAAGGAGTCCTTCCTGGCGCGCATGGGCCTCAGCGATCCGACTCAGCAGCTGGTGGTGCTCACGTTGCTCACCATCGGCGTCTGGGGCTTCGAGTCGCTGACGGAATACCTCGCCAACTTGAAGTGGCGAAACCTCGCACAGAACCTGCAACACGCGCTGCGCATGGAGACGTACGGACACCTCCAGCGGCTGCAGCCAGCGGTGCTGACTCGTCTGCGTACTGGGCGCGTGATGGCGGTGCTCAACGAGGACATCAACCAGATCGAGCGCTTCGTGAACAACGGCGCCCACGACCTGATTCAGGTGGCCTGCTCGAGCCTGATGGTCGGCGCCGTGTTCTTTGCGCTGACGCCGAGCCTCGCGGCCCTGGCGCTGCTCCCGGTGCCGCTGATCCTCGTGGGCGCCTTCTGGTTCTTGCGCCGTCTGGCACCTCGCTACGCTGCGGCGCGCGAAGCGGCCTCCGGAGTCTCCCACCGCCTGAACAACAACCTGCTCGGCATGCCGACGATTCAGGCTTACACCGCGGAAACGTTCGAAGCCCAGCAGCTGATGCACAGCTCGGAGCAATACCGCGCACGCAACGCCGACGCGATCCGCGTCGCAGCGGCGATCACGCCAGTGATCCGCATCGCGATCCTGGCGGGCTTCGTGGCGACGCTGCTCTACGGCGGGCGCCTCACCTTGCAAGGGGCGCTGGGCGTCGGCAGCTATTCCGCGCTCGTGTACCTGACCCAGCGCTTGCTCTGGCCGCTCACCCGCTTGGCGGACATGACGGACCTCTACCAGCGCGCGATGACGTCGGTGCAGCGGGTCGATGACTTGCTCCAGGTGCCGCTGCCGCCGCACGAAGTCAGCGCCAAGTTGCCCGAGCCCGTGCGTGGCGGCGTGAGCTTCGAAGGCATCTCGTTTGCTTACGACGAAACGCCCGTGCTCCACGACGTCAGCCTGGAAGCGCCCGCCGGCAAGACACTCGGATTGGTCGGCGCGACCGGCAGTGGAAAGAGCACCCTGCTCAAGTTGCTGTTGCGCTTCGAGACGCCGGGCGCCGGCACGGTGCGCGTCGATGGGGAAGACGTGCAGGCCCTCGACACGAAGGAGCTACGGCGCGCCATTGGCTACGTGGCGCAAGATCCTTTCCTCACCGATGGCACGCTGCTCGAAAACATCGCCTACGGAGAGCTCGATCCAGACCTTGAGAAGGTGCGCGCGGCAGCCCGCGCGGCGGAGGCCCACGACTTCATCGAGTCGTTACCCGACGGATACGACTCGCAAGTCGGTGAGCGCGGGCTGCAGCTGTCCGGAGGCCAGCGCCAGCGCGTAGCGCTGGCCCGCGCGCTGTATCGTGATCCGCCTATTTTGGTGCTGGATGAGGCGACCAGCGCGGTGGACAACGAGACCGAAGCCGCCATCCAGCGCTCCTTGGAGCGCGCCGCAAAGGATCGCACGCTGATCGTCGTCGCCCATCGCTTGTCCACGGTGCGCCACGCGGATGCCATCCTGGTGCTCGACGAGGGGCGCATCGTCGAGCGGGGCACCCACGAGGAGCTGCTCGGGCAGGGGGGGGCCTACGCCGCGCTGTGGCGCTTGCAGACCGGAGGCGGTGCGTGA
- a CDS encoding RNA polymerase sigma factor, protein MRVNFERIYQQHFRQVWRFLARLGVPERDLPDAVQDVFVVVHRKLEEFEGRSRMDTWLYGICMRVASDRRRRASQRFESLEHPDEAAYDALDEAGDERLGLKALATRILQSLPLEQRAVFVCFELEGLNSQEVAERLAIPLGTVHSRLRLARAGFRKELARLRAREGAWLRVGGQD, encoded by the coding sequence CTGCGTGTGAATTTCGAGCGCATCTACCAGCAGCACTTCCGGCAGGTGTGGCGCTTCTTGGCGCGCCTGGGTGTACCGGAGCGTGACCTGCCCGATGCGGTTCAGGACGTGTTCGTGGTGGTGCATCGCAAGCTAGAAGAGTTTGAAGGCCGCTCCAGGATGGACACCTGGCTCTACGGGATCTGCATGCGGGTGGCGAGTGACCGACGTCGACGCGCGAGCCAGCGCTTCGAGTCCCTCGAGCACCCGGATGAGGCCGCCTACGATGCGCTCGACGAGGCAGGCGACGAGCGACTGGGGCTCAAAGCGCTGGCGACACGCATTCTCCAGAGCCTACCCCTCGAGCAGCGTGCGGTCTTCGTGTGCTTCGAGCTCGAAGGGCTGAACAGCCAAGAGGTCGCCGAGCGGCTGGCGATCCCCCTTGGCACCGTCCACTCACGCTTGAGGCTCGCGCGCGCTGGTTTCCGTAAGGAATTAGCTCGGCTGCGCGCCCGCGAAGGCGCTTGGTTGCGCGTTGGAGGACAAGACTGA